Genomic DNA from Mixophyes fleayi isolate aMixFle1 chromosome 7, aMixFle1.hap1, whole genome shotgun sequence:
ACAATGTAAAGGAGGCTGGCAATTTTTTGGGAGACGTAGTGATAGATGCTGACTAGCATCAATCACTGGGTCTCCTAAAAAACTGTTGCTGCCAGACTTACACTTTGGTTGTGATCTTGGGAGGTGGACGCCAAGTCCAAGAGAGCTCTGGAAGCAGGTTCCCTATGATGGTATAACCTTATTTGGACAGGTCTTGGAAAAGTTTATTGCTTAGGCCACAGGGGGAAAGAATTCCTTTCTTCCGATGGCCGCTTCCAAAACCTACAGGGAGACTGTTTTTTTCCTTTCGGACTGTGGAATGAACCAGGGTATTTATCCTACAGGGTCAACATCCGCCCCTCGCGGTGGAGGTGGTCATTGAAGTAGGCAGGCTTTGTCTAGATGCCGTCCCGCAAACAAGCCCACCGGAGTCTATGGATGTGGGAGCTCGCTTGTTGCACTTTCAGGACCAGTGCTCAACCACAGTCACCTGCGTAAGTGCGGAGTTCTCCTGTGGGTACATTTTGGATCTAGAGGATCCGGTCCCCAGGTGGTTCCTGTCCACTCCTCTTTCCAGGAACACTGTCCAAAAGGTGGCCCTCCTAGGAGCTACCAGAGCTCTAGTGGCATCGGGAGTGGTTATCCTGGTTCCAGGAGAtgggtttggggttttattcaCACCTTTTTGTGATACAAAAGCTAGATTTGTCTTGCTGTCCGATTCTCAATCTCGGAGATCTAAACACACACTTGAAGGTGCTGAGTTTTCGGATGGAATTCATCCGGCCCGTTATAAATTCTATGGATAAAGACAAGTTTTTGGCATCCTTGGATATCAAGGACGCGTAACTTCATGTCTCGATTTGGTTAGGTCACCACAGGCTTCTCAGGTTTGCACTGGATCTTGATCCCGTTCAatttcgggctcttcccttcggtTTAGCCACGGCACCGAGAGCCTATACCAAGGTAATGATGGTTATGGCAGCAATACTTCACTTAAGAGGGGTAAAGATTATCCTTTATCTCGACGATCTGCTGATAAAGGCAGACTCGTAGGGTCACCTTCGAGAGCACCTGTGTTTGACAGCGGAATTGTTGCAAGCCCACGGCTGGATTATCAATACCAAGATATCTAGTCTGACACCCACTCAACGCATGATGTTTCTGGGGCTCCTGTTCGACACCAAGTGTCAGAAGGTGTTTTTACCTCTGAAAAAGATTCTAATGTTGCAGACCCAGGTGAAGCATTTACTGGCCCTCAAGCAGGTGTCAATGTTTCAGTGTATGAAGCTGATGGGTCGCATGGTGTCTTGTTTCGAGGCAGTGCAGTGTGCCAGATTTCACTTGCGACCACGTCAGAAGGCAATTCTGCTTCATTGGAAAAGGTTAGCTGTTAAGTTATTTCGATTATCTGCCACAACGCTGATATCTCTGACTTGGTAGGGGGTGTCAATTCTCGGTTCAGGATTGGACAGTGGTGACCACGGGTACCAGCCTCTCGGGCTGGGTTGTGGTCACTCTCAATCTGTCTCATTGTCCTGTCCAGTCCCCTGCAATTTCAGTGTTCAGGGCCTTAGTCCAGGCAAAAGCTTGACTCTGGCACAGACCAGTTTGAATCCAGTCGGACAGCGCCACAGCTGTGGTTTATATAAATTATCAGGGCGGAACCAGAAGCTCCCTGGCGACAAAGGAAGTCTCAAAGATTGTGAAGTTAGTGAAACTGTGGGTTCTGGCAATTTTGTCGATGTTTATCCCAGGAGTAGACAATTGGGAGGCAGACTATCTGATTCACAATGTAATCCATCCAGGGGAATGGTCGCTTCACCCGGATGTGTTTACCCACCTGGTCCACAGGTGGGGTAAGCCAGAAATAGACTTGATGGCTTTCCGATGGAACAACTAGGTGGACAAATATTGTGCACGGACATGAGATCTGCAGGTTGCTGACAAATGCCATGACTGTTCCTTGGAACTTCAAGTTGGTATACATCTTTCCTCCACTCCCGATGTTATcttgagtgtaaaaaaaaaataagtaagatgTGAAAAAGTTCCCGTGATTCTTTTGGTTCCAGATTTGCCAAAAAGGTCTTGGTACACGATGTCCATAGATCCCCGTTGGCGACTGCCACGCAGGGAGAATCTTCTCGGTCTTTCATCAGGACCTAGATTGCTTGGTTTTAACAGCGTGGATGTTAAAACCCTGATCCTTAACAGGAAGGGTCTCTCTAACAAAGTAATTCAGACCATGCTTCAAGCAAGAAAGTCATCTTCCAGTAATTACCATCGCATCTGAAAGGCTTACATTGGTTGGTGTGAAACGCATATGTTTTCTACTTGTTCCTTTCATTTGGTTAAAGTGTTAGCTTTCCTGTGGGTTGATTTGGATAAGAGTTTGTGTCTCGTGTCCCTTAAGGTACAGGTTTTTGGCTTTGTATATTTTCAGAAATGTTTGGCTCTCTTGCCAGATGTACAAACCTTTTACAAGGTGTTTTAGATGTACAACCTCCGTTTACTCCTCCGGTAGCTCGGTGGGTACTCAGTTTGGTTCTTTCAGCATTGCAGAAGTCTCAGTTTTAGCCTTTGGAGACGGCTTCCTTGAAATTACTTACCTGGAAAATTTCCTCCTTTTTGTTGGCTATTTCTTCAGGTAGGAGGGTTTTGGAATTGGTCGATTCTGTCTTGTCCTCCTTTCCTAATCTTTCATGACAATAGGGAGGTTTTACGCACTTTACTGTCATTTCAGCCTACAGTGGTCAAAGTTTCACATTAACCAAGACATAATCATTCCTGGCTTGCCTTGTGACAGGTTTTCTAACCAGCAGAGTTCTGGTcctctgtaaataaaaattatcGAAGACGCtcacactatataatataagGACCTATTGTCGCTACCTATCCCTAAATGGAAACAAAACCTGAAACAATAAGAAAGGTGCGGCTCATtcgattgttcgctcctttgagcagggctctcctacctcctgtttccatcacttttaactgcgctctccagctactcagctcacctcctctcggtccctctgccctctgtctcctctcgcttctctctgctcccctcagtgactctcaacctgtcatccgtgcccaccctcttgggccatagttacctgcctgtactcacttttcccctccctccctctctttcatgctgtgcctgagcccccagagttatagtgcttactgttacttgtactgtgctgtttcaccttgcactgtgccattgtttgtccttgtactgcgctacggatactttgtggcgccctataaataaaaattaataataataattttaataggtACTTTTTTTGGACAACCACAGACCATTGGAATCATTTTATTAGggtttttggggggaggggggggatctgTCGCCAGTCTCATTTTAATATAGAGGTATTCATTATTACTATTCATGCTGTTTGAATAATGCACGTGAAATCATGGAGGCCTGCACACAGTCTCAAATCAGTAAAGAACAGTGAAAAccactaactttttttttaaaatactgaacacaaacaaaaaaaatgcaccaCTTTAATCTGCAAATATGCTATTTACATTCTTGAGCTTTGAATGTATTCCTCTTCTTTAAATATTAATTGTCATAACAGGAAAATTAAGACCGCGCACCAGAAGTATTCTAACATATATTTTTGCAGCTTTCAGAAGTTACCTGCattctattttaaaatgtcttCTGTCAAAATATTGTTCTCTTTTTAGCCTTCAAATATTCTGTCATCAGATGAACGAAAGAGTGAACGTTTCAGTCATCAAAGTTCTTTGGATGAGAATCAAGGATTTAGGTAAGAGCAGTACTTTCTATTACATGTATTCTAGGTAGGAATGTTAAATTCTTAattgtgtaacacacacacacagtaaattTCGCTGTTTTATATAAATTCCATCCAACTGTTATCTAACCTGTTTTTCTTAAACACCTGTTCCAAGGGGCATAaacaattgttggcgttactcggGAAAGTAACACGgcgtgcgcactattgccgtcattacggtaatagggcgcgtaataacggtaatacttttaacgccacGGGAAaatccaacaattgaatatgcccccaagtgtttatgtaaaagaaaacataacataaaaaaagTGTCGAAAAATAGTGTAGTAAGCACAAATAATTTAGGGAGCAATAAGTGAATCCAATTTATATCCGTGTACcaaaacaaatcaaaattgtAGCTTGTCTGAGAATTAAGGGTTTAGATCCTCTTTATAAACCCATGTAAGACTTGATCTTCAgacttcagaggaatcatggtgctgttcatctaaaaaaaaaaaaggataaagtaTATCGGTGTGTAGTATGTTAATAAGTCTGGAGGGATAAAAATAAGTACTTATACGTACCCAAATGAACTTGTGATAGCTTAAAGGAAGACTAAAACCAACCCTACCCTAGAGTCATAAATAACTTCCACCCTCGGTGTGTTCAAAGTATGATATCACTTACGCCCCATACAGACACAGAAGAAGATAATGCGTTGTGTTTCTAGAAAGAGCAATAATATATTGCAATGTAGAATAAAGATGGAAGACGCCATATTTTTGGTGTCAAATTGCGACCGTTtaatataaatgaatgaataatcGGCAGcgccattttttttgtgtgtaataaTACAATTCAATAGATAGcggtagatactaaccactgcttACCTGTAAcaacccacaagacctgctgttttggagatgctctgaccaagtcgtctagccatcacaatttggcctttgtcaaagtcgTTTAGATCCTTTGCTTGCCAGCTTTTCCTTCTTCTAACACATCAGCTTGAAGAACTGACTATTCACATGCTtgcccaccccttgacaggtgcattTGTATTGAGATAATCAATGTAATTCACTTCACGTGTCAGTGGTCTTAAAGTTGCagctgatctgtgtgtgtgtgtgtgtgtgtgtgtgtgtgtgtgtgtatatgatatagagatatatatatatatatatatatatctaatatataacatatattgcaatatgtggaactaacaatccctgtttttaatatagaacagtacttggtatagcattaataatgtgtttggagagtgcagagtatccctgtatgtatatatatatatatatatatatatatatatatatatatatatatatatatatatatatatatatatatatatatatatatatacacgtatatatgtgtacatatatacgtgtgtgtgtgtgtgtgtgtgtgtgtatatatatatatatatatatatatatatatatatatatatatatatatatatatatatatatatatatatatatatatatgaatgagagaGAGATACAGTGGTCTAAGTGGGGTTGTACACAGTGGTATGctatactgtcacttctcctccTGCATTCATTGCAAAGCTTCCTAtttcctttcacttacattttccatacagccacttctaaatttccacttccacctctgtgtgtatttatgtgtacaCATACACAGGGGTGTCACAGAAATATTTATAGCACTTTTTATGAGTGATGGGTGTTTGTAGAGACAGGGATATCCTATCCTGTCTATATATTGAAATTTCATGACTGCAAAATTATGCTAAAGTCTAGTCTCTACTACCCTCAGTGGATTATTCTTGACTTCATAGATATTAAGCTAGCTACACGcacaaacatttctttaaaaaatataaaatatcgtCATTGTTGACCACACTTAGTGCAGTGTGAGCCCATCATCCTATATCAAAATCTAATCAGAATTAATTTGTCAGGATTATAAATTAGATAAATTGATGACTTCCCTTGGGAGTTGTAAGTAAAGAAAGGAGCAGAAAGGCAAGATACATAACATTGTGTTGTTGCTCTGCACCTGAACAGCTGGATTTGTTACATTTGTCCACCTGAATTGTTTAAAGATCTTTCTGTTTAATGAGCAGGCCAATAACCATTTTGTTCTGTGTAAGTCGAAGGAAGTCAAAGTATGCCTTGTAAAATAAGTACAGGACTACACATTCTTGTACAACATACCCTTTGCTTCTTAGATGGGCTGCTGAAAGGAGACAATAGAAGCAAATAGTGAATTTTGTTTTTGGTATATGAAAAATCTACTTGTTTTGTGTGAAGTATCTTTATTTAAACTCTTAAACAGCCTGTAGCATAAATTTTGGATGGTTTCTTTATTTCATTAGGCGGTCATAGCTGCTACCTGAGAgaactaaagaaaaataaattttctctagcaatattaatttttttacacttttaatcAAGATTTCTGCTTTCTACCATTAGACTGACAGGAGTGGCATTAAGAGTTCCTGCCAGCTCTGTGGACAACAGTATCCCAACAGTTGTAGTTGAAGATCATCACCGTATTGTTTCGCCATCTGCAAACTCCAGCATTGAGGCAGAGAAGTCTGATCGCCAGGCTGAAACAGTATTGCACGCTATCAATTTCACTTCCAAAGGTAATGAATTATTAGTAGCAAGTTGTGACAAATTATTTTCTGTTATCTGCAGTTTTTAGCAAACAAAAGGCTTACGGCAATGTCCCTTAAAAGAAATCTAATAAGGAAGGCTTCTGTGCACAGAACAGAAATGATGAAATATTTGCAGTTTGGATGAACTTCTGAACCATTTACagacattattttattacagtgctCCAGCTTTATATTGGCATTTtaaaatacaggacaaaattgCTATACAATGGGCTGGCAATATTAAACAGGTGACATAAAATGGagttaatgtattttaatgttaatgtagaggaaaataaatgattatagcAAATGTAGCAGAGCAACGTATGTAGTTAAATTAAATGTGAAATGTTTATAAACTTGTTTTACTGCTTATCAAACTCCCTATTGGTGGAGTAAACCCGCAATAAACGGAGGTATCCTAGTACGAATTAAAAAAGAAGGGGTGTAAAATAAAAAACGTCTGCATATAATTGAGAAGTAAAAATATGGAGTTTTTAATATGCCTAAATCGTTCTTTTCAGAAAGCCTTTCGACATCCAATGAGAGTACAAGCCAGGATAATGTATCCAACTTAAAAGTCAATGATTCTGTATTCCTGTTGGATGAAGTCCTTTCCTCAAGCAGCGGAAAGGCACAAAGTGATAGATTTGTAACAACGAGAAGGAAGCGCTCCACAGTATCTCGTTCAAGTACACAGTCTGTAAAATCAGACACTAGCCAGAACAGGAGAACAACAAGCGCAAGCAGAGAGAGCTGTCATAGTACACAACGGGACATGGACACACATGCTACTGTTCTTCCTGACTCAGGACACACAGGCTTTTGTAGTGAGATTGATTCACATTTTGACTTTGTCACGGAAAGAGCGAGGCCATCAATGCTCCCATGTTCCATTTCCCAGTTTGAAAAATCAGAAACTCCTCAAAATTGTGCTTCAAAGAAAGAAAGCTACAACTTTACACCTGTGGAACAAGTTGCAGTCACTACAAATCAGCCTGTGTGTGTACACTTTGGAGAGAGTGATCAGCATCCTGTTGTAGATAGTTGTGTTGAACCAGAGAAAACCGTATATGAAGCAGATATGGAAATTACTTCCAGTGACTCTGCTGCAATTATTGCAGTTGTATCCAACAACAAAACACAACCATTGAAATCCAGATCAAATATACCCATAAAACAAGATGGAACAACTTTAAGAAAGGTAAGGCAATCAGTTcgtgaaaaaacaaagaaaaaaggtaTTTTGTGTGACAAAAAAATTAGCAATTCATCTGAAAGCAAAGAAATGACGGAGACTGTAGTTGAGTCCAATAAAAATGTGACCACAGAAGTCGAGCTTTCAGCAGACCTTATTCCATCTCTACTAAGTGATAAATATGATTATCGGAGAACATATGTCTTACCAGGACCTGTAAAACAAGACAAGATTGATGTTTTGGAAAGTACAACAAATTTAGATCCTGTAAGTGAAATCGCAAAATCTACAGAGTCCGCTGAGCAGTTATTGTCAAATACAATTACAGCTTTACACAGTGAAAGGAGTGAATTAACTTTTACTCTGGAAAACAAACATTGCACTGAAATAGACCATAATACCACTGATACAGAACCTGTAGAGAAGAAAAAGCCAAAAATCCGTAAGAGAGCCTCAAAAAATATGGAAAGttccagaaaaaagaaacaaaaagtaaACGCACATTCGAGAGCTCTAGAAGAAGTAGGAGAGGGCAAAGTCAACAACATAAATGAGTCTTTTGAACAACTGGGCAATAGCCAGAAAGTAAATGCTGTTCTTAATTGTAGTATAAAAAATCAAGAACCCCAAATACGAAGGGAAACTTACGTTGTTTGCTCAGCAGAACCGCATCCAATGACGACCGAGTTAATCTCCGAATATAATCAGTTTAATTATAGGAGAGAAACATTTGTAATTCCTAAACCAAATCTATTGGTATCCAATCCAAATAAGGCATTAAACTCTGAAGAGAAGACTCTTGTACCTATAGAACTTTGCCCAAAAACTGAAAatggatttaatttaaaaaaaacagagtcTAAAAATGGCCATTTAAATCATGTGTCAGATCCTGACTTTGATAGATTGTGTGATTACAGAATGGAGAGCATCTTCAAATTTCCAGCAAAAAAAGGATCATCTAGCCTCTCTTCTTGTTTAGACACAAAGACTCTTATTTTGCCTGCTATAGAGGATTATGTGGGCCCTGATAAAGGTACACTTGTTAGAGAAAGCTCTGTGAATTTGACATCAAGTCAAACTCGGAAGCCTACTAAGATCCTGAATGCTATTTTGACAAATAAGCGTGAGTCTTTTATGCTTGATATGGTTAGTGAGTCTATTCTtgatgaaacactggagagccCAAGTTTTGTTGAATTCCCATCAACCACCAACCCTGAAAGCACATTCACAGTCAATATGTCTTTAAATACTATTCAACCTTTGGAGCTTCCAGTTCCTGAAAACTGTAATAACAGGGACCTGTCTCATGCGTCAAAGAGCTTAAATGttatggatataaatgacaaCGGCAAGGCAAAAGACCCACCTGAAACAAAGAGCAATACACAGTCTAAGAGTGAAAACCAAAGTATGGAGAGCCAAGATCCAGGTACagataataattttatattagaATATTGTGGTTAATGCAAACAAGTAGAGTATTCCTGCCCTCATATGAGCTGTTATAGTGAATAAGCTAACCAAACTCCTTATTCTTATTGATAAAATATCAAGGTACACTTAGTGCTCAAAAATACTGTGTAACTTAAAATATTTCCCTTAGGAGCAGTGATTGTAGGGCATATGATGGTATAATTATTCGCAATCTGATAGGTCAGTGGCTGCATGGTAATACCCGACTTAACACTTTGTGTATGAACTCAATTCCATGATCACACATAGTGATTTACTTATCTGCACCTTCAATGCAATTATTCCAGGGGTAACTATTGCATTGGACCCCCGTGGTTTAAGTTCTCTCTCCATTAACTATTAGGACTATTGGACTTATTAACACACAGTTTTGGATTCATTTGGACTATTTGATGACACACATCTGGTTTATGAAGTAACGTTTATCTTTATCATTGAGCTATCATTGTATATCATCTCTCACCTGTCAATATCACAGGTCTGTCTTATATCATTTCATCAGTGTATTATAAGTTTATGTTTTGActacattattattgattttatgtGTGCCAGCACACCATCTCTGCTGGCTACCctatattttttgcaattaaatCAGGCTGGTAAGCCGATTTGATAATATCTTTATATCTTTTACACAGTAGCGCCTGGGAATCTCTCTATTCGCCCATAACAGTGTGTCTACGCTGACAAAGAGGGGGTATTGCCAGCCACTAGAGAGTAATACAGCTAGCATCCTAGTGTCtgacatacaatgcagagaatGCCCTAGTGTCCGATATACAACGCAGAGAATGTCCTGGTGACCGATATACAAAGCAGAGGGCGCCCTAGTGATTGCCATACAATACAGTTGTGAGAATTCACAACACTAGTTCCAGATAATAGCTGTCGGAAAACAGTTCACAATGGCAGCTACAACCACCTTCTGTCAATTTCTGTAATCTGCACTTTGCTAAGAACAGCagtctagctagtcacctcatcTGGACCACTGCGCAGCGGTCCTTagtctgcaatcagcccttcagtgaaaaggtcagaattctccaatccttcgacctcCGTTTTGTTCCCCTCTTTTCTAttttctccaatcccttgacttttgCTTCCTCCATCGCTATTCTACCgtctacaatcctttgacttcagcttgcaCCTCACGAAAACTGCTCTCACATCTAAGCAGCTTGACTGACTGTGGTGTGTCttatagctaccccagccaaatTATTCTTTCCTGGGAGCTGTCCGCATGTGACAAAAGTGAGCAGCCAAGTGATCACCACATATTGTGGGGACCAGTGCATAGTCACATGCATAGCCTCTGCTCTGCAGACTATGCTAAGGCTGTACTTTACACGAGTTTCCTCCACTCTTCCACCATTGAGTGACACACAGAACATTTGCCCAACAGTGGTTTACATAACTACACAGCTTCTCACCTGGCTGAGGTATCTGAATCCAGCCACCTTTTAGTTTTGCTTCAACCACATGTCATAGACTACTTCTCTCCACAACAGTGGATCAGTCCATAGACCCCACCATCTGCTCAATTGAAGGTGCTCACCTTCCACTTCCTCTTTCTTCTCCTACTTCATCCTCTCTTCTCCTTCCTCCATTCACCTCCTTGCTTTATCCTTAATCTTCCACTCTTCTCTAGTTCTCCGTCTTCTTCAGTTCCTCCTCTAATCTTCCATCCTCTTCAATTCATACTCTTCCTTCGTCGTCCTCTCTTCCTCATATGAACTGCAAGGCTATTGGTTGTACATACTTAAAGCATCTTGATATTGGAAAGAATGCAAATTACACTTCAGAAAGAATAATGCAAGAGTTCCTTAACATCTTCGCTTCACAAATAAGATGTGAAATACTTAAACATTTCCATTCAGCAAATGACTTCAGTGTTCTGTGTGATGAAACGACAGACATTTCAGTTTTGAAGCGGCttattatatacattaaatacatttggcAACTTAAAAAGAGATTAATGTTGTACATAACATATAGAATCATTGATGGCAAAGCTGAAACTATAACtaacaaaataattgaaaaattttCCAATATAGGGATCGAAAGAAATCTAACTTAGTGGGTCTAGGCTCTGATGGAGCAGCTAGATGCAGAGTCATGGTAAACTGTAACTGTATAAACCCTCGCCTAGCTCTTGTTAGTGCCACAGCAATTGCTGAAGTGCCTTATTTAGTAAAAATTTACTGATATCTTAAGACAAGTGTTCCTTTTTCAAAATTCCCCAGTTAGAATGGCTGGTTTAACTGAAATCCAAAATATACTGAACAATACTTAGATTAAATGGCTAGTGACACTAGGTGGCTGTCAACTTTGCAGTATAGTCTTTAAGAGAATGCTTGGTGAGTGTCATTGCTGCACTGGAAAGACAGGGGCCACTGAACGAAATGACATCACAGCTGAAAGTTTAAGCAAATGAGAACATACAATTTCATCGCCTCACAGATGTGCTGCCTCATTTGTCTAAATTGTCTAAGGTTTGGCAAAGGCAAGATGTCAATTTAACAGAAATAGACCCTATCTTAGAATCTACAAAACTATGCATTATGAAATTGAAAACACACGCCTCctactcatttaaaaaaaactacatcttGCTGGTGAATGGTCAAACTTTCAATTACATTGTTCTGATTCTAATGCTGCTGTTTTTAATATGAATATCTATGGTAAATACATAGACATAGTTAGTAACCACCTAGAGGCAAGATTTCTTGCCAATCATAATCCTAACTTTCTAGAGTTTTCAATACGGACAATCATGATCAAAATTCAGATTGTacgcagggctctcctacctcctgtttccatcacttttaacttcgctctccagctacttagctcccctcctctctgaccttctgccctctgactcctcttgcttctctctgttcctctcaatggctcttaacctgtcatctgcGCCCACCCTTTTGGGCTCAAGTTACCAGTCTGTACTGACTATCCACCACCTTCTgtttctagctgtgctttgagctcccagagttatagtgcttactgttacttgtactgtgctgttttcaccctgtactgtgccattgtttgtccttgtacggcgctacggatactttgtggcgccctataaataaaaattaataataaaatgaggCTTCATTAGAATCTAGATTCAAAACAAATAGAGCACACATTTTCAACAACAACTGAGCTCAAACAATCTTTTACAAATTTAGCAAAATTAGCTTCTATTGAACTGACCATACCTAGGtggcacagatgaatgtgaaaggattttctactctaaaattaattaaaatctgTTTAAGAAATCACATGAAGCAGAGCACACTAATCTGATGCTGATTTCACTAGAGGGACTAGATCCTACAGACTTTGATTATGAAACAGCTGT
This window encodes:
- the SGO2 gene encoding shugoshin 2, which translates into the protein MDFTSNSSFSTLQTVKERIREKINGSWKTVKLQTSLATKIKTKTLNNSSFLKVSLKQNNKALACALTAERQKTRKLESDKMFLQKEVKMLHFQNALLRQNLSIVNTMLKDIDLFMNVNLPAAIEISSTMEPSNILSSDERKSERFSHQSSLDENQGFRLTGVALRVPASSVDNSIPTVVVEDHHRIVSPSANSSIEAEKSDRQAETVLHAINFTSKESLSTSNESTSQDNVSNLKVNDSVFLLDEVLSSSSGKAQSDRFVTTRRKRSTVSRSSTQSVKSDTSQNRRTTSASRESCHSTQRDMDTHATVLPDSGHTGFCSEIDSHFDFVTERARPSMLPCSISQFEKSETPQNCASKKESYNFTPVEQVAVTTNQPVCVHFGESDQHPVVDSCVEPEKTVYEADMEITSSDSAAIIAVVSNNKTQPLKSRSNIPIKQDGTTLRKVRQSVREKTKKKGILCDKKISNSSESKEMTETVVESNKNVTTEVELSADLIPSLLSDKYDYRRTYVLPGPVKQDKIDVLESTTNLDPVSEIAKSTESAEQLLSNTITALHSERSELTFTLENKHCTEIDHNTTDTEPVEKKKPKIRKRASKNMESSRKKKQKVNAHSRALEEVGEGKVNNINESFEQLGNSQKVNAVLNCSIKNQEPQIRRETYVVCSAEPHPMTTELISEYNQFNYRRETFVIPKPNLLVSNPNKALNSEEKTLVPIELCPKTENGFNLKKTESKNGHLNHVSDPDFDRLCDYRMESIFKFPAKKGSSSLSSCLDTKTLILPAIEDYVGPDKGTLVRESSVNLTSSQTRKPTKILNAILTNKRESFMLDMVSESILDETLESPSFVEFPSTTNPESTFTVNMSLNTIQPLELPVPENCNNRDLSHASKSLNVMDINDNGKAKDPPETKSNTQSKSENQSMESQDPAIKPFQDLTNKVFGSTKQSPKSCSEEDDDSKANCRRRRNPVNYKEPSLAKKLRR